TGGGGCTGCTCGACTGCGGCTGACCCCGAGCTGGTGGTGGTTCTCGGGTCGAGAGGCGCGGCGGCCCTTGGCGCGGAGACCGGACGCCTTGGTCACGTGCCATGCCTAGTCTTCAGGTCCGGTCTCCGGCCTGAGTCGGGCCACCACCCCTCTCGACCCGCTCACCGCTTCCCGCGGACCACGACGAGCCCCTGGCGCCGGGGACGCCAGGGGCTCGTTCGTTGCGGAGGACGCCTACTGCTTCTCGGTCAGCTCGGTCTCGAACGCCTCGGGGTTCTCCTCGATCCAGGCGTCGATGGCCTCGGCTTCCTTGCCCTCGCCGTACTCGTTGACGACCATGTCCTCGAGCGAGCCGTACTCCTCGTCATCGAGCTTGATGCCCTCGATGAGGTCGGCCGCCTCGGAGTACTCGTCGGAGAAGCCCTTGGTGCCCAGGAAGTGCAGGGCCTCGGACTCACCGAGCGCACCCTTGGGGTCCTTCAGGTCACGCACCGGGAAGGCGCTGTTGGCCCAGAAGGGACGCCACAGGGTGACGACGATCTCCTCCTTGGCGTCCGTCGCCTTCTTCAGCTCGGCGAGCATGCCGGTCGTCGACGAGGTGACGAGCTCGAAGTCCTGCCCGAGGCCGTACTCCGGGATGACGCTCTCCTTGGTCGCCTTCGTCAGGCCCGCGCCCGGCTCGATGCCGATGATCTTGCCGTCGAGCTCCTTGGCGTGCTTCGGCAGGTCGGCGATGGACTGCATCTTGCTGTACTTCGGCACCGCCAGGGTCAGCTTCGCGTTGTCGTAGTACGCGCCGACGTCCTCGATGTCCTCGCCGTACTCCTCCATGTACGCCGCGTGCGTCACCTCCGGCCACGCTGACGGGTACATGTCGACGTCACCCTTGGCCAGGGCGGTGTACAGCGGCCCGGCCTCGGTCAGGGTCTGCATCTCCACCTCGTAACCGGCCTTGGTCAGCTGGTCCTCGAGGAGGTACGCGGTCGACAACCCGTCGGTCCAGGACGGGATGAAGCCCAGCTTGATGGTGCCCTTGCTCTCGCCTTCACCCCCGGATCCGGAGTCCCCACCGCCACTGTCCCCGCACGCGGCGAGCGTGAGGGCCAGCGTCGAGGCGGCTGTCGCCGCGAGCGCCTTGCGGCTGAGTCGCTTGTTCATTTCTTGTCCTTTCCTGTGACGTCACCGCCGGAGCGGTGGTGTCGGTGGTCACCGGCCGAAGCCGGTCTGGTCACGAACGGTTGGTGGCCCGCCGCAGGACGCGCCGGAGGGAACCGGGGTACTCACCGGGGCTGCCCAGGGCGGCGGTCGTGCGGTCGAGGAAGATGGCGAGGATGACCACGCCGAGGCCGGCCTCGACGCCCAGCGGGATGTTCAGGGTGGAGATCGCCGAGACGACCTCCTTGCCGAGCCCGTCGGCGCCGACCATGCCGGCGATGACGACCATCGACAGCGCGAGCATGATCACCTGGTTGATGCCGGCCATGATCGTCGGCGTGGCCAGGGGCAGCTGGATCCCTCGCAGGATCTGGCGTGGTGTGGCACCGAAGGCTGCTCCAGCCTCGACCGTCTCGGAGTCGACCTGGCGGATCCCCAGCTCGGTCAGGCGCACTCCCGGCGGGAGCGAGAAGATCACCGTGGCCACGACACCCGGGACGGCGCCGACGCTGAAGAAGATGATCGCGGGGATGAGGTAGACGAAGGCGGGCATCGTCTGCATGAAGTCCAGCAACGGCCGGACCGCACCGCTCACCCACGCGTTGCGTGCGGCGGCGATGCCGATGGGGACCGCGATGATGACGGCGACGATGGTGGCGATGATGACCAACGACAGGGTGAGCATCGCGTTCTCCCACTGCCCCATCCCGGCCACCAGAGCGAAGCCGATCGGCGTGGCGACGGCGAACTCCCACGAGCGCACCAGCCACGCGATGAGGGTCAGCACCAAGATGATCACGATGGACGGCGGTGACAGCAGGGCCGTGTTCAGCGTCTCCACGAGCCATCCGACCGTGAGGTCGATGAAGTCGAAGAGCGCGGAGACGTTGGTGGTCAGCCAGTCGATGATCGACTCGGCCCAGTCACCGACGGGAACCCTGGGGAAGATCGGGTCCTCCTCCATCACTGCACCTCCCCCGTCATCGCCGGCTCACCGTCGTGGTCACCGGGTGGTGGGACGACGTGGTCGGGTGGCGGGGGCACGTCCTGCCCGCTCGACGCCGCCGCCAGCAGGGTCACGTGCGGGACGGTGCCGAGGACCCGGTCCTCCTCGTCGACGACGACGACGGGGCTGTTGGCGTCGGAGGCGTCGCGGAACATGTCCGCGAGCAGGGTGTCGGTGGTGGCCGTGGGCACCCGATCGCGCGGGATGACCGGCAGCAGGTCGCTGCGCTCGCGCACCGCCCTGGCCACGTCGCCCTCTTGGACCAGACCGACGAGGGTGCGGTCGCGGCCGACCACGACGAGCCAGGAGGTCTGGGTCTCGCGCATGAGCTTCTGTGCGGCGAGGGGGCCCTGCTCCGGCCCGACGACCACCGGCGGGGTCTCCATGATCCCGTCGGCCGTGATGACCCGGCTGCGGTCGACGTCCTGGACGAACTGCGCGACGTAGTTGTTGGCCGGGTCGTTGAGGATCTGCTCGGCCGTGCCGATCTGCTCGATCCGCCCGGCGCGCATCATCGCGATCCGGTCGCCCAGGCGCATCGCCTCGTTGAGGTCGTGGGTGATGAAGAGGACCGTCTTGTCGAGCTGGTTCTGCAGCTCGACGAGCTTGTCCTGCATCTCCCGGCGGATCAGCGGGTCGAGGGCGCTGAAGGCCTCGTCCATGAGCATGATGTCGGTCTCCGCGGCCAGGGCGCGGGCGAGGCCGACGCGCTGGCGCATGCCGCCGGACATCTCGTCCGGCCGGTAGCCGCCCCAGCCGCCGAGGTCGACCATCTTCAGGGCCTCCTCAGCCCGGCGCTCGCGGTCGGCGCGGTTGACGCCCTGGACCTCCAGCGCGTACGCGGCGTTCTCCCCGACGGTGCGGTGCGGCAGCAGCGCGAAGTGCTGGAAGACCATGCTCACGTGCTCCCGTCGCACCCGGCGCAGGCTCTCCCCCTTCGCCCGGGTGACGTTGGTGTCACCGATGTGGACATCGCCCGAGGTCGGCTGCAGCAGTCCGTTGACCATCCGGATGAGCGTCGACTTGCCCGAGCCGGACAGGCCCATGACGACGAAGATCTCTCCCGGCTCGACCGAGAAGGAGGCATCGATGACCGCGGGAGTCAGGCCCATCGGGCGCAGCTCGTCGCGGTCGGCGCCCTGCTTGAGGGCTTCGACCCCTCTCTCTGGTCGTCGGCCGAATACCTTGTACAGATGGCTCGCGGTGATCGCAGTCACACGTCTCCTCAGTGTTCGTCTTCACCCCCGGGGCAGGGGCTGCCGTTCCCTGACCGCGGGATGACTTTTTCCTTACGGAATCATCCTTACGCGGCCAGAACCACATCGACGCGCCCTTCGTGACCCGAATGGAACGCGACCTCAGTGGTCGTGGTCGACCTCCACGGGCAGCCCGGTGCGCACGTCGGTGACGGGTAGCGAGCTGTCCGCGGGCAACGACGGGTCGCTCGCCGGGCGGCCCTTGAGCATCAGCTGGGCCCCGAGACTGGCGACCATGGCGCCGTTGTCGGTGCACAGGCTACGGCGTGGGACGCGCAGGGCGACCCCCGCCTCCTCGCACCGTTGCCGGGCCATCTCGCGCAACCGGCTGTTGGCGGCGACGCCGCCGCCGATCTGCAGGGCGGCGACGTCGTGCTCGCGGCAGGCGAGCACGGCCTTGCGGGTCAACACGTCGGTGACCGCCTCCTGGAAGGACGCCGCGACGTCGCCGACGGGCACGTCACGCCCGGCTGCCCGCTCGGCCTCCACCCAGCGGGTCACGGCCGTCTTCAGCCCGGAGAAGGAGAAGTCGAAGCGGTGACGCTCCATGTCCCTGCGGCTGGAGAGACCCCGGGGGAAGTCGATGGTGATCTGGCCGTCGCTCGCGGCGCGGTCGATGTGCGGCCCACCGGGGAAGGGCAGGCCGAGCACCCTGGCGACCTTGTCGAAGGCCTCCCCCGCCGCGTCGTCGATCGTCGCGCCGAGGCTGCGGATGTCGTGGGTGACGTCCGGGACGAGCAGGAGGGAGGAGTGCCCGCCGCTGACGAGCATGGCCATCGTCGGCTCCGGCAGCGGCCCGTGCTCGACGATGTCCACGGCCACGTGGCTGGCGAGGTGGTTGACCCCGTAGAGCGGGACGCCCAGGGCGACCGACAGCGCCTTGGCGGAGGCGACCCCGACCATGAGCGCACCCGCCAGACCGGGACCGGCGGTCACGGCGATGCCGTCGAGGTCCGTCAGCGCGACGCCCGACTCGCGGCAGGCCTTCTCGATCATCGGGACCATGGCCTCGAGGTGGGCGCGGGAGGCCACCTCCGGCACGACCCCGCCGAAGCGCGCGTGCTCGTCGACGCTCGAGGCGATGGCGTCCACGAGCAGCTCGGTACCGCGGACGATGCCGACACCGGTCTCGTCGCACGAGGTCTCGATGCCCAGCACGAGGGGCTGCTCGGTCACGGCGTCGCTCATGACATCTCCTCAGGTCAGGTCGAGGGCGAGGACGAGGGCGTCCACCCCACCCGGGTAGTACCGGGCTCTGGTCTGCAGCAGCTCGAAGCCGCGGGCCGCGTACAGCGCCCGGGCGGCCGTGTTGTCCTCGCGGACCTCGAGCAGGAGCCGCTGGGCGCCGGCGCGGACGGAGCGGTCGACGAGCTCCTCCAGGAGGCGGCGACCGAGGCCCGTGCGGCGGGCCCTGGGCAGGACGGCGATGGTCATGATGTCGCTGACCTCGCCGCCGTGGTCGAGTCCGGCGTAGCCGGCCACGCCCCCTTCGTCCTCCGCGAGGAGATACTCGCGACGGGGACGGCCGGCCAGCTCACCCCACCACGAGGCAAGGCTCCAGGCCTCGACGCCGAAGAGCTCGGTCTCCAGGCCCGCGAGCTGCTCGAGGTCCTGCCAGCGGACCTCGCGCACGGTGGCCGTCCCTGGGGTCACCGCCGCGCTCACTGCTGGGCCTGCTCTGCCCGCCGGTCGGGACGGCGTCGCTGCTGCTGCTGGCGCGGGGCGGTGGCCGGCTTCGGCGCGGACGGGACCACCGCGTCGGGACGGCGCAGGTAGAGCGGCTCGACCGGCATCGCCTCGCCCGCCGTGATGCGCTGGGCCGCGAGCGTGGCCAGGGCACCGGCGTCGACGTCGAGGAGGTCGGTGCCGTGCGGCAGCAGCTCCGGGTAGAGAAGGGGGCCGCGGCCGGCGGTGGGCAGGGCGCGGACGGCGTCGGGCAGCTCGGCGGGCTTGTCCACGGCCGGGTCGTCCAGTCGCTGGATGGCGCCGTCGGTGCAGCGGTAGCGGGCCCAGTAGAGCTCCTTGCGCCGGGCGTCCGTGGCGACGAGCAGCTCGCCCTCGTGGCCCCCGGCCGCCGCCGCACCCGCCAGGGCGTCGAGCGAGCACACGCCGTGCACGGTGATCCCCCGGGCGTGGGCGAAGGTCTGCGCGGTGACGAGCCCGACGCGCAGGCCGGTGAAGGGGCCCGGACCGGTGCCGACGGCCACGTGGGTGACCTCCTCGGGGGCGGTGCCGGCGGCCGCCATGACCTCGATGAGCAGCGGCGCGAGGAGCTCGGTGTGCCGGCGCGCGTCGACCGTGCTGCGGGCGGCGAGGACCTGCTCGCCGTCGTGCACCGCCACGGTGATGGCCGAGGTGGCCGTGTCCATCCCGAGGATCCTCATCGCTCGCTCCCTTCGCCGCGCGCCAGCAGCGCCTCGATCGCGATGCCGTCCCACCGGGGGCCGGCGGCCTGCACGTCCATGGTGCGCTCCTCGGTCGCGGGGTCGGCGACGAGGGTGATCTCGAGGCGGTCCTCGGCCAGTCCCTCCGCCAGGCCGGCACCCCACTCGACGACCGTCACGGCGTCGTCGAGGTCCGCGTCGAGGTCGAGGTCGTCCAGCTCCGCGATACCGCCGAGCCGGTAGGCGTCCGCGTGGACCAGCTCGGGCCCACCGACGAGCGAGGGATGGATCCGGGCGATGACGAAGGTCGGCGAGGTCACCGGCCCACGCACGCCCAGGCCCTCCCCCAGGCCGCGGGTGAGGGTGGTCTTGCCGGCGCCGAGACCCCCGGTGAGCACGACGAGGTCACCCGCGCGCAGCAGACCGGCGAGTCGGCGACCGAGGTCGAGGGTCGCATCGGCGTCGGGCAGCACCAGCGTCATGCCGTATCCTCCCGGACGGCTCCCTTCGCCCGCTTCGCGTCCCGCGCGGCGTCCTCGCCGTGGGGCCGCTCGAGCAGGCCGAAGATCGCGTCGGTGACGGCCCCGGGGCGCTCCAGCTGGAGGACGTGGCCGACCCCGGGGACGACGACGAGCTCAGCGGCCGGCAGCGCCTCCGCGAGCCGGTCACTGTGCGCCGGCGGGGTCAGGACGTCGCGGGACCCGGCGACGATGAGCACGGGTGTCTCCACCAGCGCCGGCAGCGCGTCGCGGATGTCGAGGGTGTCCAGCTCGGGCAGGAAGGCGCCGATGGCGTCCAGCCGGGTGCCGAAGACCATCGTCGCGACCTGCCGCAGCAGGTCCTTGGGCATCTCGGTGCCGAAGGCGTACTTCTGCACCGCCCAGGACTCGATGCCCCGACCGGCTGCCCGGGCGCCGCCCCACAGGCCGTCGCGGTTGGAGAGGTTGGCCAGGACGCCGGGACCGATCGCAGCGATGATGCGGTCGAAGCGCTGCCCGAGGCCGAGCTGGACGAGGCTGTCCCCACCGGCACTCGTCGCGATGAGCGCCGCGCCGACGACCCGGTCGCGGGTGAGCTGCGGGTACCGCCCGGCGAAGCTCATGATCGTCATGCCACCCATGGAGTGGCCCACGAGGACGAGGTCCCCCTCCGGGGTCGTCGCGTCGATGACGGCCCGCAGGTCCTGGCCGAGCTGGTCGATGACGCAGGAGGCGAGGTCGCCGTACTCGGAGCGGCCGTGGTTGCGCTGGTCGTAGCTGACCACGCGGTACCCGGCGTCGACGAGCTCGCGGCGCTGGTGGATCCAGGAGCTGAGGTTGAGCACGAAGCCGTGGACGAGGACGACGGTCGGACGGCCGCTGTCGGCCCACCCCTTCGGCTCGTCGACCTCGACGTGCAGCACGACCCCGTCGCTGGCGGGCACCGCGAGGATCTTGTCGGCCTCGAAGGGGAAGACGTGCACCTTGTCGGGGGCGGTGACCGCGTGCGCTCGAGAGCGGCGCGCCGCCGTGCGCCCCGCGAGCCCCGCGCCGGCGATCGCGGCCCCACCCACGAGCGCGGCGGCGAGCCCGACACCGGTGGCGGCGGCGTGGCCGGCGTGCCTGCTCGTCGGCTCCGTGCCGTTCGGGTCCTTCACGCGGCCGGCCATCAGCGTGCTCCCAGGTACCGCCGCGGGACGCGGGCCCCGAGGCGGGTGACGATCTCGTAGTTGATCGTGTCGATGGCCGCTGCCCAGTCCTGGGCCGTCGGCTCCCCGTCGGCCTCCCGGCCGAAGACGACCACCTCGTCGCCCGCGGCAGCGGTGCTGCCCGGCCCGAGGTCGAGGACGAACTGGTCCATGCAGACCCGGCCGGCCACCGTGAGCCGCTGCCCGTCCGCCTGCACCGGCCCCACGTTGCCCGCGTGGCGCGGGATACCGTCCGCGTAGCCGAGCGGGACGAGACCCAGCCGGGTCTCCCCCTTCGTCGTGTACTGGTGGCCGTAGGAGATGCCCTGCCCGGCTCCCGCGGTCTTGACGTTGATCAGGCGGGCGGTCACCCGCATCGCCTCGCGCAGCCCGAAGTGGGTCGGGCCGCCCAGGTCGGGCACCGGCGAGAGCCCGTAGATCGAGACCCCCGGTCGCACCATGTCGAACTGCGCGGACGGGTTGGTCAGTGTCGCCGCGGAGTTGGCCAGGTGCCGGATACGGGGACGCAGCCCGGCTCGCTCCGCGTCGGCGAGGATCGCGACGAAGGTCTCCTGCTGGGCCCTCACGGTGGGGTGCCTCGGCGCGTCCGCGTACGCGAAGTGGGAGAAGATCCCCTCGACGTCGACGACGCCCTCGGCCTCGAGGCGCGCGGCCTCGACGAGCATCCCGGCGAGGTCGTCGGCCCAGGCGCCCCCGCGGCCCAGGCCGGTGTCGGCCTTGATGTGGATGCGGGCCGTGGTGCCGAGCCCGCGCGCGGCCGCGGCGATCTCGCCCAGTGCCCAGGGGGCGCCCGCGGAGAGGGTCAGGTCGGCACGGATCGCTGCGGCCAGGTCGGCCCCCGGCGGGAAGAGCCAGGTGAGCACGGGTGCGGTGATCCCCGCCGCGCGGGCGGCCATCGCCTCGGACAGCTGGGCGATCGCGAGGTACGTGGCACCACCGGCGAGCGCCGCGTGGGCCACGGGCACGAGGCCGTGGCCGTAGGCGTCGCCCTTGATCACGGCCATGACGTCCGCGTCACCGGCGAGGCGGCCCAGCTGGGCGACGTTGTCGCTGATGGCGCCGAGGTCGATGTCGGCCCAAGCGGTCAGGCCGTCCGTCGACGCCGTGGGCGGGAGCGTCGCGGAGGTGGCGGTGGTCGGTGACTCGGGGCGGGGTGCTGTGGTGTCCATGGGTATCCGCCCGAGTGTATGCCTGCCACGACGGTGCACCATGGGGGTATGACCTACCACGTGGACGACTACCAGGCCGATCCGACCCGCTACGACGGCGTCGACTACCGCCGCTGCGGCCGCTCCGGGCTGCAGCTGCCGCCGATCTCGCTGGGCCTGTGGCACAACTTCGGCGACCACGAGCCCCTCGCGACCCAGCGGGCGGTGCTGCGCCGGGCCTTCGACCTGGGCGTGACCCACTTCGACCTGGCGAACAACTACGGACCCCCTTACGGCAGCGCCGAGCGCAACTTCGGCACCGTGCTTGCCGAGGACCTGCGCCGGTACCGGGACGAGCTGGTCATCTCCACCAAGGCCGGCTGGGACATGTGGCCGGGGCCGTACGGGCAGATCGGCGGTTCACGCAAGTACCTGCTCGCCTCGCTCGACCAGTCCCTGCAGCGGATGGGTCTGGACTACGTGGACATCTTCTACAGCCACCGTTTCGACCCGGACACACCGCTCGAGGAGACGATGGGGGCGCTGGACTCCGCGGTCCGTCAGGGCAAGGCGCTCTACGTGGGCATCTCCTCCTACGGGCCGGAGCGCACGCGGGAGGCCTACGCGATCCTGCGCGAGATGGGCACCCCGCTGCTGATCCACCAGCCCTCCTACTCGATGCTCAACCGCTGGGTCGAGGCCGAGCTGCTCGACACGATCGAGGACCTGGGCGTGGGGGCGATCGCCTTCTCCCCCCTTGCCCAGGGGCTGCTGACCGACAAGTACCTCGGCGGGATCCCCGAGGACTCCCGCGCCGGCCGCGAGGGCACCGGTGTCGCGGGACAGCTGACCGAGGACAACCTCGCGCGCATCCGCGCCCTCAACGACATCGCCGGCGAGCGCGGACAGACCCTCGCCCAGATGGCGCTGGCGTGGGCGCTGCGCGACCGGCGCATCACCTCGGTGCTGGTCGGGGCCCGCACCGTCTCCCAGCTGGAGAACAGCCTCGGCGCGCTGGACTCGCCCGGCTTCACCGACGAGGAGCTGGCCCGGATCGACGAGCACGCCGTCGAGGGCGGTATCAACTGGTGGGCGGAGTCGGCGCAGGGCTGAGGTCGAGGAGTGGTCCCACCTCGCTACTCTTCTCCCGACACCACCGGGAGGACACAGGGCATGGGGACGACCATTCGCACGATGCTGGCCGCGCTCACCGCTGCCACGATGCTCACCGCCTGCGCGGGCAACGAGGACGAAGGGGGCGGGGAGTCAGCGTCGTCGACGTCGAGCACGTCGGCCGAGGCCTCGCCGGCCTCCTCGCCGGGCGACTCGGAAACGAGTTCCGAGCTCGATGAGGCCGCCAAGCAGGCCGGTGTCGACCCGGCCGACCCACCGGAGCCGATCGCCAGCGTCACGATGCCGGGGGCGGGCGGCGGCGCGAACAACGCGCCCACCGAGATCACCCTGGATCTGCTCTCGTTGCGACGCGACGGCGACCTGCTCGTGCTCAACCTCGGCTTCACGCCGAAGAAGGGCGAGCCCACGAGCTACTACGGGTGGACCACCACCCGATGGGCACCCCAGATCATCGATACGACGAACCTCACGGTCCACGACGTCGTCGACTCCGAGTCCGGTTCCGTCTCGACCGGGACCGGACCGCTGGGCACCAAGGTCGGCGGCGGCCAGACCCTCCACCTCTACGCCGTCTTCGCGGCGCCCCCGCAGGACGTGGAGACCGTGACGGTCAAGCCGGCGGACGGGGCTCCGGCCTTCACCGGGGTGACCATCCAGTGAGCCGGCGGTCGCGGGCGACCACCGGGGCCCTCGCGGCCGTGCTCGTCCTGCCCCTGGCCGCCGTCCCGGCGCACGGCGACGGGGTCGACGACCTGCCGGAGATCACGCCCGCCCAGCTGGCGGCCTCGGTGCACGACCTCCAGCCCAACACCAGCGACATCCGGCCGCAGGTCACCCCGCTCGAGCGGAAGGTCTCCTCGGAGGCGATCGCCCTCAACAGCGACGTCCTCTTCGCCTTCGACGAGGCGAGGATCAGCTCCCGTGCGCAGCGGGCCATCGGTGACGTGGTCGAGGAGATCCCGCAGGGCGCGTCGGTGACGATCACCGGCTACACCGATGACGTCGGCGAGGAGGACTACAACCAACGGCTGTCGACCGAGCGGGCCCGGGCCGTGGAGGAGGCCGTGACCACGGCCCGCCCCGACCTGGACACCACCGCACGAGGACGAGGCAGCGCCGATCCCGTCGAGCCCAACAACACGGGCGGGGAGGACAACCCCCGCGGCCGCGCCAAGAACAGACGCGTCGAGATCAGGTACGGGTGACCCGACGGCGCTAGCCTGACAGGCATGCGCACCGTCGTCGTCAGCCTCATCGCCGAGGATCGCCCCGGACTGGTCACCGAGCTCGCGGCGGTCGTCGCCGAGCACGGCGGCAACTGGCTGGAGAGCCAGATGGGCCGGTTGGGCGGCACCTTCGCCGGGGCGGTCCTGGTCCAGCTCGAGGACGAGCGGGTCGAGGACCTGTCGGCCGCCGTGCGCGACCTGCGCGACGTCGACGTCGTCGAGGTGACGGCAGCGACCACCGCCGCGACCGCGGACCCGGGTGACGCACCGGTCCGAGTGGTCGCCATCGGCCAGGACCAGCCCGGCATCGTGCGCGAAGTGACCCGGGCGCTGGCCGACCGGGGGCTGGGCATCCGGGAGTTCCACTCCGCCACGAGCGATGCCCCGATGAGCGGTGAGCGGCTCTTCGAGGCGACGGCGGTCGTCGGTGCGGCCGAGGACGTCGACCTCACCGACCTGCGCACCGCGCTGGACGAGGTCTCGGAGCAGCTCAGGCTGGACATCCGGATCGACGACGGCGAGGACGACAACCCGGCCTGGGGCGAGGTCCCCGAGCTGGGTTAGTCCGCCTACCGCAGGAGGGCCGCGATCGTCGGCCCGATCGCGTGCGCCACGGCCAGTGCCCGCACCGGGCCCCCGGGGTTGGCGTGCTCGGCAGCCCGTCCGTGGACGAGCACCCCGAGTGATGCCGCCGTCGTCGGGTCCAGGCCGGCGGCGAGCAGCGTCCCCACGAGACCCGCGAGGACGTCCC
Above is a window of Janibacter cremeus DNA encoding:
- a CDS encoding glycine cleavage system protein R, which produces MRTVVVSLIAEDRPGLVTELAAVVAEHGGNWLESQMGRLGGTFAGAVLVQLEDERVEDLSAAVRDLRDVDVVEVTAATTAATADPGDAPVRVVAIGQDQPGIVREVTRALADRGLGIREFHSATSDAPMSGERLFEATAVVGAAEDVDLTDLRTALDEVSEQLRLDIRIDDGEDDNPAWGEVPELG